A DNA window from Paraclostridium bifermentans contains the following coding sequences:
- a CDS encoding ArsB/NhaD family transporter, whose amino-acid sequence MLIKQVIAIIIFLVVMLAIISEKVNRAIAAMAGALLMIIFNILSVEQGLHHIDFNTIGVLIGMMLFVSVVKNSGVFEYIAIFSAKKSKGDPWKIMLCFIILTAVLSAVLDNVTTVLLIGPMTIVITQILNINPTPFLITQILASNIGGTATLIGDPPNIMIGSAANLSFADFIINLGPIVLIILFLTILCFKFMFKKQLFVDDKAKEKILNLDEKKAIKDKPLLIKSIIMIIFILLGFILHNVLNLESSIVALTGATIMMFIGKQDVDEILSSVEWSTIAFFGGLFVIVGGLVEVGIINSIAEYLISATSGHLVLTMLVILWLSAIISSFLDNIPFVATLIPLILTMQGQGIDVMPIWWATSLGACLGGNGTLIGASANIVLANVGQKNGYPISFKHYFKIGFPLMIFSILISTIYLLIRF is encoded by the coding sequence GTGCTTATTAAACAAGTAATAGCTATCATCATATTTTTAGTGGTTATGCTAGCTATTATTTCAGAAAAAGTAAATAGAGCTATTGCAGCTATGGCCGGAGCTTTACTTATGATTATATTTAACATATTGTCAGTTGAGCAAGGCCTGCATCATATCGATTTTAATACAATTGGGGTTTTAATAGGCATGATGCTATTTGTTTCTGTTGTCAAAAATTCAGGTGTATTTGAATACATAGCTATATTTTCAGCTAAAAAATCAAAGGGAGATCCTTGGAAAATCATGCTATGTTTTATAATATTAACTGCTGTTTTATCAGCTGTTTTAGATAATGTTACCACCGTATTGTTAATAGGTCCAATGACCATAGTTATAACTCAAATTCTAAATATAAATCCAACTCCATTTTTAATAACCCAAATTCTAGCATCTAATATAGGAGGGACTGCAACCCTAATAGGAGATCCACCTAATATAATGATAGGTAGTGCAGCAAATCTAAGTTTTGCAGACTTTATAATAAACTTAGGTCCTATAGTTCTAATCATTTTATTTTTAACTATCTTGTGTTTTAAATTTATGTTCAAAAAACAGCTTTTTGTAGATGATAAAGCAAAAGAAAAAATTTTAAATTTAGATGAAAAAAAAGCAATTAAAGATAAGCCACTGCTTATAAAGAGTATTATTATGATTATATTTATTTTGCTTGGATTTATTTTGCACAATGTTTTAAATCTTGAATCTAGTATAGTCGCCTTGACAGGAGCTACTATAATGATGTTTATAGGCAAACAAGATGTTGATGAAATACTTTCCAGTGTTGAGTGGTCAACTATCGCATTTTTTGGAGGATTATTTGTAATAGTTGGGGGTCTTGTTGAAGTTGGAATAATAAATAGCATTGCTGAATATTTAATAAGTGCAACAAGTGGGCACTTAGTTCTTACAATGCTAGTTATACTTTGGCTATCAGCTATAATTTCATCATTCTTAGATAATATACCTTTTGTAGCTACTTTGATTCCACTTATACTAACTATGCAAGGCCAAGGTATAGATGTAATGCCAATATGGTGGGCAACTTCTCTAGGAGCTTGCCTAGGTGGTAATGGTACATTAATAGGAGCTTCTGCTAATATAGTTCTTGCAAATGTAGGTCAGAAAAATGGATACCCTATAAGTTTTAAACACTATTTTAAAATAGGATTTCCACTTATGATTTTTTCAATACTAATCTCAACTATTTATTTACTAATCCGATTTTAA
- a CDS encoding GNAT family N-acetyltransferase: MKYSIRNIDLESDKDFILESHCKINFKCESKWTAECGYDRYRSKWFSTDNPSEFLKALTKSLKESRALGLIVQDGVKKIGYCWVSFYDIKDYDISIAEINDILIIDSYKNKGIASFLIKYVEEQCKTNGAKVLRSGTGINNLASIKLHEKLDFQTYRVEFEKVLL; this comes from the coding sequence ATGAAATATTCTATAAGAAATATAGATTTAGAAAGCGATAAAGATTTTATACTAGAAAGTCATTGTAAAATTAACTTTAAATGTGAAAGCAAATGGACTGCTGAATGTGGATATGATAGGTATAGATCTAAGTGGTTTTCAACAGACAATCCAAGTGAATTTTTAAAAGCTTTAACAAAAAGCTTAAAAGAAAGTAGAGCATTAGGGTTAATAGTTCAAGATGGAGTAAAGAAAATAGGATATTGTTGGGTTAGCTTTTATGATATTAAGGACTATGATATATCAATAGCAGAGATTAATGATATTTTAATTATTGATAGTTATAAAAATAAAGGAATTGCAAGCTTTTTAATTAAGTATGTAGAAGAACAATGTAAAACAAATGGAGCGAAAGTTTTAAGATCGGGTACTGGTATAAACAATTTAGCATCTATAAAACTACATGAAAAGCTAGATTTTCAAACATACAGGGTAGAGTTTGAAAAAGTTTTATTATAA
- a CDS encoding calcium/sodium antiporter has translation MSFLILIIGFALLIKGADVFVEGASSVAKRFNVPPMLIGLTIVAMGTSAPEAAVSISSSLAGQNDMSIANVVGSNFFNILIVLGVSAIIAKLPVEKNTIKKDTPFLVFISALLIILGLNFKISRFDGLVLLLLFVFFLVNMIKSNLGQKNSDISAGESAIAIEAVEVTESEVSSLPKTIVICLIGIVGIVWGGDLVVDSATKIATAFGMSANLVGLTIVAMGTSLPEFVTSVIAVRKGETEIAIGNVIGSNIFNILLVLGLAAVIHPMAISMFALIDTIFMTLITVLLYIFMKKNNCLNKTHGFIFIVIYIAYMAYTIIR, from the coding sequence ATGTCATTTTTAATTTTAATAATAGGATTTGCACTTCTTATAAAAGGAGCTGATGTTTTTGTAGAAGGTGCATCTTCTGTAGCTAAGAGGTTTAATGTTCCTCCTATGCTTATAGGTCTTACTATCGTTGCTATGGGTACAAGTGCTCCTGAGGCTGCCGTAAGTATATCATCTTCTCTTGCAGGTCAAAACGATATGAGTATAGCTAATGTTGTTGGATCTAACTTTTTTAATATACTTATTGTTTTAGGTGTATCTGCTATAATTGCAAAATTACCTGTTGAAAAAAATACAATAAAAAAAGACACACCTTTTTTAGTATTTATAAGTGCATTGCTTATTATTTTAGGTCTTAATTTTAAGATAAGTAGATTTGATGGTTTAGTTTTATTGTTATTATTTGTATTTTTCTTAGTAAATATGATTAAATCAAATCTAGGTCAAAAAAACTCAGATATATCGGCTGGTGAAAGTGCTATAGCTATAGAAGCTGTAGAGGTGACTGAATCTGAAGTTTCATCTTTACCTAAAACTATAGTAATTTGTTTAATTGGTATCGTTGGTATCGTATGGGGTGGTGATTTAGTCGTAGATTCTGCAACTAAAATTGCAACTGCATTTGGTATGAGTGCAAACTTAGTTGGTCTTACTATTGTTGCTATGGGTACATCATTACCAGAATTTGTAACATCTGTTATAGCTGTTAGAAAAGGGGAAACAGAAATTGCAATAGGTAATGTAATAGGGTCTAATATATTTAATATATTATTAGTCTTAGGTCTAGCTGCTGTAATTCACCCTATGGCTATTAGCATGTTTGCTTTAATTGATACTATATTTATGACTTTAATAACAGTTTTACTTTACATATTTATGAAGAAAAACAATTGTTTGAATAA
- a CDS encoding MATE family efflux transporter, with translation MEECNKLSQREIRKAIQIMVLPIVLESILQMTAGFCLTGMMGRLDPVSISAFSLSNRIINITWAILRGITMGSAVFVAQAYGSKNTKEIKYIIKQTIIGLSILIIIIQQFIFFNTEFVLSIFNPSSDLMHIASKCLKTSSWSLYFMSIMLICTSSLQSMNKARISMQIAMSMNITSIFIGYLFIFGNFNMPSLGVQGAAIGTFSGYFLACFYGAYLMFNRKNGYVYFGEKVEKIKFDIKLFIKGLKPDLEQIKNVYRIGIPISLENSFWQLSTIILTRAILNYGEVTLAAYQLGLQAESISFMPSNAFAIAATAFVGQCVGAKNEELGKKYMKELFKSTIIITIVTSIPLIFFPEQLMLVLTNDTQLINIASKYLIVMGLIQLAGNLGGVINGALRGSGFTKLPMTISGIGIWGIRVPLTVIIVYFTNLDIECVWIAMGLDVCIRWIIGYFIYRKRDLYGTKDNLAEIL, from the coding sequence ATGGAGGAATGTAACAAACTTAGTCAAAGGGAAATCAGAAAAGCTATACAAATAATGGTTTTACCGATTGTTTTAGAAAGTATTTTGCAAATGACAGCTGGTTTTTGCTTAACAGGAATGATGGGGAGATTAGATCCGGTATCTATAAGTGCCTTTAGTTTAAGTAATAGAATAATAAATATAACATGGGCAATTTTAAGAGGAATAACAATGGGAAGTGCAGTGTTTGTAGCACAAGCATATGGATCAAAAAACACAAAAGAAATAAAATATATAATAAAACAAACAATTATAGGTCTTAGCATTTTAATTATTATAATTCAACAATTCATATTTTTTAATACGGAGTTTGTATTATCTATATTCAATCCAAGCAGTGATCTTATGCATATAGCATCTAAGTGTCTTAAAACATCATCATGGTCATTATATTTTATGAGTATAATGCTTATATGCACATCTAGTTTGCAATCAATGAATAAAGCAAGAATATCTATGCAAATAGCTATGTCTATGAATATTACTAGTATATTTATAGGATATTTATTTATATTTGGAAACTTTAATATGCCAAGTTTAGGGGTTCAAGGTGCTGCTATAGGGACTTTTAGTGGTTATTTCCTAGCATGTTTTTATGGGGCATATTTAATGTTCAACAGAAAAAATGGATATGTATATTTTGGAGAAAAAGTAGAGAAGATTAAGTTTGATATAAAATTATTTATAAAAGGTCTTAAGCCAGATTTAGAGCAAATAAAAAATGTATATAGGATAGGAATACCTATATCATTAGAAAATTCATTTTGGCAATTATCTACTATTATTTTAACAAGAGCTATATTAAATTATGGAGAAGTTACACTTGCAGCTTACCAATTAGGGCTTCAAGCTGAATCTATATCTTTTATGCCATCAAATGCATTTGCAATTGCAGCTACTGCTTTTGTAGGGCAGTGTGTGGGAGCTAAAAATGAAGAATTAGGGAAAAAATATATGAAAGAACTTTTTAAATCAACCATAATTATAACAATTGTAACATCAATACCTTTGATATTTTTCCCTGAGCAACTAATGTTAGTACTAACAAATGATACACAACTTATAAATATAGCATCTAAATATTTAATAGTTATGGGGCTTATACAGTTAGCTGGAAATTTGGGAGGAGTAATAAATGGAGCATTAAGAGGATCTGGATTTACAAAATTACCTATGACTATATCGGGCATAGGTATATGGGGAATAAGAGTTCCACTTACAGTTATAATTGTATATTTTACAAATTTAGATATTGAGTGTGTATGGATAGCAATGGGATTAGATGTTTGTATCAGATGGATTATAGGATATTTTATTTATAGAAAACGAGATTTGTATGGAACAAAAGATAATTTAGCAGAAATTTTATAA
- a CDS encoding dicarboxylate/amino acid:cation symporter — protein sequence MKSFWKNYKSSIILILAIILGGIVGAIMGAKAAIFKPVGDLFLNLLFMTLVPLVFFSVTSAISNMGEMKRLGKILKNIVLVFAMTAIISSIIGIIGVIIINPTKGLNPDMFANLMQSSVEKVDTEKVGLLQQLVNTVTVSDFKDLLSKANMLQLIIFSILVGIATAMAGEIAKPIATFTQAGAAVMMKLVNLIMKLAPIGLGCYFASVIGELGPQILSGYAKVFVLYIILAAICYAGIFTLYAYIAGGKQGVEVFWKNAIAPTVTALATCSSAASIPVNLDASKKMGVPNDIAETVIPLGANIHKDGSVIGGVLKITFLFGLFGRDITSISAIISIVSVSFLVGAVMGAIPGGGMMGEMLILSVYGFSPEVLPIIAVISTIIDAPATVLNSTGNTVCSMMVARLVEGKEWMKTKLS from the coding sequence ATGAAGTCATTTTGGAAGAATTACAAATCATCAATAATTTTAATTTTAGCAATTATATTAGGGGGAATCGTCGGAGCTATAATGGGCGCTAAGGCAGCCATATTTAAGCCAGTAGGAGACTTATTTTTAAATTTATTATTCATGACATTAGTACCATTAGTATTTTTTAGTGTAACTTCAGCAATTTCTAATATGGGAGAAATGAAAAGATTAGGAAAAATATTAAAAAATATAGTTTTAGTATTCGCAATGACTGCTATAATATCATCTATTATAGGGATAATTGGAGTTATAATTATCAACCCAACAAAAGGATTAAATCCAGATATGTTTGCAAATTTAATGCAAAGTTCGGTAGAAAAAGTAGATACAGAAAAAGTTGGATTATTACAGCAACTTGTAAACACAGTTACAGTAAGTGATTTTAAAGATTTACTATCAAAAGCAAATATGCTACAACTTATTATATTCTCAATTTTAGTAGGTATAGCAACAGCTATGGCAGGAGAGATTGCAAAACCTATAGCTACTTTCACTCAAGCAGGTGCTGCAGTTATGATGAAATTAGTAAACTTAATAATGAAGTTAGCACCTATAGGATTAGGATGTTATTTTGCAAGTGTAATAGGAGAATTAGGACCACAAATATTATCAGGATATGCTAAAGTCTTTGTATTATATATAATTCTAGCAGCTATATGCTATGCAGGTATATTCACATTATATGCTTATATAGCTGGAGGTAAACAGGGAGTTGAAGTATTTTGGAAAAATGCTATAGCACCTACAGTTACGGCTTTAGCAACTTGCTCTAGTGCAGCATCAATACCGGTTAATTTAGATGCTAGTAAAAAAATGGGAGTACCAAATGATATAGCAGAAACTGTAATACCTCTGGGTGCAAACATACACAAAGATGGATCTGTAATAGGTGGAGTTTTAAAAATAACTTTCTTATTTGGATTATTTGGAAGGGATATAACTAGTATATCTGCAATAATTTCTATAGTATCAGTATCTTTCTTAGTTGGAGCAGTTATGGGTGCAATTCCAGGAGGAGGTATGATGGGAGAAATGCTAATATTAAGTGTATATGGATTCTCTCCAGAGGTTCTTCCTATAATAGCAGTAATTAGTACTATAATAGATGCACCAGCTACAGTTTTAAACTCAACTGGTAACACGGTATGTTCTATGATGGTCGCTAGACTCGTAGAAGGAAAAGAGTGGATGAAAACAAAGTTAAGTTAA
- the lysA gene encoding diaminopimelate decarboxylase, giving the protein MRLQGTMSVKGNELYIGGVGCKELREKYKTPLYVLDEELVRSNCKEYIKHFKVHENKNRVAYAGKAFLPIYMCKLIDEEGLYLDVVSGGELFTAYKSGFPMEKVLFHGNNKTIDEIEMGVNLGVGRFVVDNYYELELLQKICNEKSKIQSIYFRITPGIEAHTHDYIKTGQIDSKFGFALSNGDLQDALENIKKYENISLVGLHAHIGSQIFDVEPYLDEVEIMMNLVKEIKQQHNINIEEVDLGGGVGVYYTESDEPKTIKEFCSSIIQKVEDVCKDINISTPILIIEPGRSIVANAGSTIYTVGSIKDIKDVRTYVSVDGGMTDNIRPSLYQAGYECSIANKMGIDKNNKVTIAGKCCESGDILITDVDVMDIESGDILIMSSTGAYGYSMSSNYNKIIKPAVVSVKDGKSKLICKRESFEDLLRLEIAD; this is encoded by the coding sequence ATGAGATTACAAGGTACTATGTCGGTAAAAGGAAATGAATTATATATAGGTGGAGTTGGATGTAAAGAACTTAGAGAAAAATACAAAACACCACTTTATGTACTTGATGAGGAATTAGTCAGAAGCAATTGTAAAGAATATATAAAACATTTCAAGGTTCATGAAAATAAAAACAGAGTTGCATATGCAGGTAAAGCATTTTTACCAATTTATATGTGCAAATTAATAGATGAAGAAGGTCTATATCTTGACGTAGTATCAGGTGGTGAACTTTTCACAGCATACAAATCAGGCTTTCCTATGGAAAAAGTATTATTTCATGGAAATAACAAAACAATAGATGAAATTGAAATGGGAGTAAATCTTGGAGTTGGAAGATTTGTTGTAGATAATTACTATGAACTAGAATTATTACAAAAAATATGCAATGAAAAAAGTAAAATTCAATCTATATATTTTAGAATAACACCAGGAATAGAAGCACATACTCACGATTATATAAAAACAGGACAAATTGATTCAAAATTTGGATTTGCATTATCAAATGGAGATTTACAAGATGCATTAGAAAATATTAAAAAATATGAAAATATAAGCCTAGTAGGATTACATGCTCACATAGGATCTCAAATTTTTGACGTAGAACCATATTTAGATGAAGTTGAAATAATGATGAATCTAGTAAAAGAAATAAAACAACAACATAACATAAACATAGAGGAAGTTGATTTAGGAGGAGGGGTAGGTGTTTATTATACAGAGAGTGATGAACCTAAAACAATAAAAGAGTTTTGCAGCTCAATAATACAAAAAGTTGAGGATGTATGTAAAGATATAAATATAAGTACTCCAATATTAATAATAGAGCCAGGAAGATCCATAGTTGCAAATGCAGGAAGCACAATATACACAGTGGGATCTATAAAGGATATAAAAGATGTAAGAACATATGTAAGTGTTGACGGTGGAATGACAGATAATATAAGACCCTCATTATATCAGGCAGGGTACGAATGTTCAATTGCCAACAAAATGGGTATAGATAAAAATAATAAAGTTACAATAGCTGGTAAATGTTGCGAAAGTGGTGATATACTAATAACAGATGTTGATGTTATGGATATAGAAAGTGGAGATATATTAATAATGTCATCAACTGGAGCGTATGGATATTCAATGTCATCAAACTACAATAAAATAATAAAGCCTGCAGTAGTATCTGTTAAAGATGGCAAAAGTAAATTAATATGCAAAAGAGAAAGCTTTGAAGATCTTTTAAGATTAGAAATCGCTGACTAA
- a CDS encoding CPBP family intramembrane glutamic endopeptidase, with protein sequence MEELSWRGFLYNELSYLSLFKVLTFISFVWAFWHTPVAILYKYPTIPLIGSIINFIQMFFISLIITYIRYKSNSILAASFSHGLFNTLVLSSCISKIDSIFISILLSALIVFILFIYEFKASIK encoded by the coding sequence ATAGAAGAGTTATCATGGAGGGGATTTTTATATAATGAACTAAGTTATTTAAGTTTATTTAAGGTGTTAACTTTTATAAGTTTTGTATGGGCGTTTTGGCATACTCCAGTCGCTATACTGTATAAATACCCTACCATTCCGCTTATTGGCTCCATTATAAACTTTATTCAAATGTTTTTCATATCCTTAATAATAACTTATATTAGATATAAGTCTAATTCTATATTGGCAGCATCTTTTAGCCACGGTTTATTTAATACACTTGTCTTATCAAGTTGTATATCTAAAATAGATTCCATTTTTATTAGTATTTTATTAAGCGCTTTAATTGTCTTTATACTATTTATATATGAATTTAAAGCCTCTATTAAATAA
- a CDS encoding NAD(P)H-dependent oxidoreductase: MNTAIIISNPDKNSFNKNIMDNVIKGIEKCGKNYSIIDLYEDKFNPVMTAEEVKLYTKGESDDKLVKKYQNTLKESDEIVFIFPIWWNNVPAMLKGFFDKVFIKEFAFEEENNRPKGKLNHIKKGMIITTSESDTEYIKNELGNPIENTIIKSTLNICGIENIKWINNNLANDNKCDKDEFLKNIEVYFS; the protein is encoded by the coding sequence ATGAATACTGCAATAATAATATCTAATCCCGATAAAAACTCATTCAACAAAAACATAATGGATAATGTAATTAAAGGCATTGAAAAATGCGGTAAAAATTATAGTATAATTGATTTATATGAAGATAAATTTAACCCTGTAATGACAGCCGAGGAAGTTAAATTGTATACAAAAGGTGAGTCTGATGATAAATTAGTTAAAAAATATCAAAATACTTTAAAAGAAAGTGATGAAATAGTATTTATATTCCCAATATGGTGGAATAATGTACCAGCAATGCTTAAAGGGTTTTTTGACAAAGTATTTATAAAAGAATTTGCCTTTGAAGAAGAAAACAATAGACCTAAGGGAAAATTGAATCATATAAAAAAAGGTATGATTATAACTACATCTGAAAGTGATACAGAATATATTAAAAATGAACTAGGAAACCCTATAGAAAACACAATAATAAAATCAACATTAAACATTTGTGGAATTGAAAATATTAAATGGATTAATAATAATTTAGCAAATGACAATAAGTGTGACAAAGATGAGTTTTTAAAAAATATAGAAGTTTATTTTTCTTAG
- a CDS encoding YwaF family protein — protein sequence MNKLHYFFRTSIERNNFSNFGVIHLILLGITLLGMVIIINKKRENRLFELLIGIALSIQQTTLYLWYLKGNYHFVQEGLPLFHCRIAIILIAIGMIFKKDFMMKMGSYWGIFGSISALLFPGLDPFVFPHMTQFSYFIGHILLLWGSIYLLTVKKVGMSKSDFKKVFIITNLYHIAMFNINNLINSNYAYMKSSPIGIGNKLNPILYGFIVMMIFNSILSLEYFALNNKKESVVEECYEIELIKI from the coding sequence ATGAATAAACTTCATTATTTTTTTAGAACTTCAATAGAAAGAAATAACTTTTCTAATTTTGGAGTCATACATTTAATATTGTTGGGGATAACTTTGCTAGGGATGGTAATTATTATTAATAAAAAAAGAGAAAATAGATTATTTGAATTATTGATAGGAATAGCTCTATCAATTCAACAAACAACATTATATTTATGGTATCTTAAAGGAAATTATCATTTTGTACAAGAAGGATTGCCACTGTTTCATTGTAGGATAGCTATAATTTTGATAGCTATTGGTATGATATTTAAAAAAGACTTCATGATGAAAATGGGATCATACTGGGGTATATTTGGGTCGATTTCAGCACTATTATTTCCAGGCCTTGATCCATTTGTTTTTCCTCATATGACTCAATTTTCATATTTTATAGGACATATTTTGTTGCTTTGGGGATCTATATATTTACTAACTGTAAAAAAGGTAGGTATGAGTAAATCAGATTTTAAGAAAGTATTTATTATAACTAACTTATATCATATAGCTATGTTTAATATAAATAATTTAATAAATTCAAATTATGCATATATGAAGTCATCTCCAATTGGCATAGGCAATAAATTAAATCCAATTTTATATGGATTTATAGTTATGATGATATTCAACTCGATTTTAAGTTTAGAGTACTTTGCTCTAAATAATAAAAAAGAATCTGTAGTAGAAGAATGCTACGAAATAGAATTAATAAAAATATAA